From one Humulus lupulus chromosome 8, drHumLupu1.1, whole genome shotgun sequence genomic stretch:
- the LOC133795940 gene encoding uncharacterized protein LOC133795940, with amino-acid sequence MIARDVKMTNAEVVSYAEVLDKALKAKYLEDRIWKDGTVRREANRNKGFHEGNKKKANKGQSSGTDKKPRTLATNNNNHNSYNHHNNCNNYNNDRNRGNHQNNRVEHPSCPKCSRRHVGECQTSTNKCYRCSQVDHLRKDCPQWKVGQSSNSNLVVLIDFGATHSYVAINMIDKLGIPCKLFEDSVSTMLSSGDMVLSTSWLQSAPIAIEGRECLKDLIELDIPDNDAIIGTDWLSKHGTTIDCRKKIVEFRPEEGEIFSFKGEMVGFCTPIISALEAQNMM; translated from the exons ATGATTGCTAGGGATGTTAAGATGACCAATGCTGAGGTGGTTAGTTATGCTGAGGTATTGGATAAGGCACTCAAAGCAAAATACTTGGAGGATCGTATATGGAAGGATGGTACTGTCAGAAGGGAGGCCAACAGAAACAAGGGCTTCCATGAGGGCAATAAGAAGAAAGCTAATAAAGGGCAGAGTAGTGGCACTGACAAGAAGCCTAGAACCCTGGCCACAAACAACAACAATCACAACAGTTATAACCACCACAACAACTGCAACAATTACAATAATGATCGTAACCGCGGGAATCACCAAAACAACAGAGTTGAGCACCCCAGCTGCCCTAAATGTTCACGACGACATGTGGGAGAATGTCAGACCAGCACCAACAAATGTTATAGGTGCAGTCAGGTAGACCATCTGAGGAAAGATTGCCCGCAGTGGAAAGTGGGACAGAGTAGTAATAGCAACCTAGT agtccttattgatttTGGTGCAACTCACTCTTATGTTGCTATAAATATGATTGATAAATTGGGTATTCCTTGTAAACTATTTGAGGATAGTGTTAGTACAATGTTATCGTCAGGAGACATGGTGTTGTCAACTAGCTGGTTACAGTCAGCACCTATAGCAATAGAGGGTAGGGAGTGCCTGAAAGATCTTATAGAATTAGACATACCAGACAATGATGCCATAATTGGCacggattggttatccaaacatggaacGACGATTGACTGTCGAAAAAAGATCGTGGAGTTCAGACCAGAAGAAGgagaaatcttttcttttaagggagaaaTGGTGGGCTTTTGTACACCCATAATATCGGCATTGGAAGCCCAAAATATGATGTAG